In Dermacentor andersoni chromosome 4, qqDerAnde1_hic_scaffold, whole genome shotgun sequence, the following proteins share a genomic window:
- the LOC126536448 gene encoding very long chain fatty acid elongase 7-like isoform X4, producing the protein MSFQTMNVKDSYSWFLPDRDPRVEGWVLIGSPVAVTTVLACYAYFVKIWGPRMMKNAKPFELRKTILFYNAAMVLANLAIATRVGYYAFVTGHYNLFLQGPDLSSRPTTMLLLQVSWWYLVLRLSECIETVFFVLRKKFNQVSGLHVFHHVSVSFCTYFYITYGGFSIACFETVFNASVHVLMYSYYFLAALGPQVQRHLWWKRYLTRLQLVQFIFMIVRNVCLVFTLGVPYFSLPLFMLSQCFIFFVQFLSFYIRSYKSNTVRLVKCGGSTPDEQWKVERVKAQ; encoded by the exons ATGTCTTTTCAAAC GATGAACGTGAAGGACTCGTACAGCTGGTTTCTGCCGGACCGGGATCCACGAGTCGAAGGATGGGTGCTGATCGGAAGCCCCGTGGCGGTGACCACGGTGCTGGCGTGTTACGCTTACTTCGTCAAGATCTGGGGGCCGCGCATGATGAAGAACGCCAAGCCGTTCGAGCTGCGCAAGACCATCCTGTTCTACAACGCCGCCATGGTGTTAGCGAACCTGGCGATAGCGACGCGCGTGGGATACTACGCCTTCGTTACGGGCCACTACAACCTCTTCCTCCAGGGTCCGGACCTGTCTAGTAGGCCGACTACCATGCTTTTGCTGCAG GTTTCGTGGTGGTACCTGGTGCTGCGGCTGTCCGAGTGCATCGAGACGGTGTTCTTCGTGTTGCGCAAGAAGTTCAACCAAGTGAGCGGCCTGCACGTCTTCCACCACGTGTCCGTGTCCTTCTGCACCTACTTCTACATCACGTACGGCGGCTTCTCCATCGCCTGCTTCGAGACCGTGTTCAACGCCAGCGTACACGTGCTCATGTACTCGTACTACTTCCTGGCCGCGCTGGGACCCCAGGTGCAGCGTCACCTGTGGTGGAAGCGCTACCTGACGCGGCTACAGCTCGTCCAGTTCATCTTCATGATCGTGCGCAACGTGTGCCTCGTGTTCACCCTGGGCGTGCCCTACTTCTCGCTGCCGCTGTTCATGCTGTCGCAGTGCTTCATCTTCTTCGTTCAGTTCCTCAGCTTCTACATCCGCTCGTACAAGTCCAACACCGTCCGACTTGTCAAGTGCGGCGGCTCCACGCCCGACGAACAGTGGAAGGTCGAGCGAGTCAAGGCCCAGTGA
- the LOC126536448 gene encoding very long chain fatty acid elongase 7-like isoform X1: MMMMLLLVVPVLSLLLSADWSCLTPLSSQSVGTWWSRFLPDRMNVKDSYSWFLPDRDPRVEGWVLIGSPVAVTTVLACYAYFVKIWGPRMMKNAKPFELRKTILFYNAAMVLANLAIATRVGYYAFVTGHYNLFLQGPDLSSRPTTMLLLQVSWWYLVLRLSECIETVFFVLRKKFNQVSGLHVFHHVSVSFCTYFYITYGGFSIACFETVFNASVHVLMYSYYFLAALGPQVQRHLWWKRYLTRLQLVQFIFMIVRNVCLVFTLGVPYFSLPLFMLSQCFIFFVQFLSFYIRSYKSNTVRLVKCGGSTPDEQWKVERVKAQ, translated from the exons atgatgatgatgctgttgCTCGTGGTGCCTGTGTTGTCGCTGCTGCTGTCTGCTGACTGGTCCTGCCTGACGCCATTGTCATCGCAATCCGTGGGAACGTGGTGGTCGAGGTTTCTGCCTGACAG GATGAACGTGAAGGACTCGTACAGCTGGTTTCTGCCGGACCGGGATCCACGAGTCGAAGGATGGGTGCTGATCGGAAGCCCCGTGGCGGTGACCACGGTGCTGGCGTGTTACGCTTACTTCGTCAAGATCTGGGGGCCGCGCATGATGAAGAACGCCAAGCCGTTCGAGCTGCGCAAGACCATCCTGTTCTACAACGCCGCCATGGTGTTAGCGAACCTGGCGATAGCGACGCGCGTGGGATACTACGCCTTCGTTACGGGCCACTACAACCTCTTCCTCCAGGGTCCGGACCTGTCTAGTAGGCCGACTACCATGCTTTTGCTGCAG GTTTCGTGGTGGTACCTGGTGCTGCGGCTGTCCGAGTGCATCGAGACGGTGTTCTTCGTGTTGCGCAAGAAGTTCAACCAAGTGAGCGGCCTGCACGTCTTCCACCACGTGTCCGTGTCCTTCTGCACCTACTTCTACATCACGTACGGCGGCTTCTCCATCGCCTGCTTCGAGACCGTGTTCAACGCCAGCGTACACGTGCTCATGTACTCGTACTACTTCCTGGCCGCGCTGGGACCCCAGGTGCAGCGTCACCTGTGGTGGAAGCGCTACCTGACGCGGCTACAGCTCGTCCAGTTCATCTTCATGATCGTGCGCAACGTGTGCCTCGTGTTCACCCTGGGCGTGCCCTACTTCTCGCTGCCGCTGTTCATGCTGTCGCAGTGCTTCATCTTCTTCGTTCAGTTCCTCAGCTTCTACATCCGCTCGTACAAGTCCAACACCGTCCGACTTGTCAAGTGCGGCGGCTCCACGCCCGACGAACAGTGGAAGGTCGAGCGAGTCAAGGCCCAGTGA
- the LOC126536448 gene encoding very long chain fatty acid elongase 7-like isoform X3, which yields MRPLELMNVKDSYSWFLPDRDPRVEGWVLIGSPVAVTTVLACYAYFVKIWGPRMMKNAKPFELRKTILFYNAAMVLANLAIATRVGYYAFVTGHYNLFLQGPDLSSRPTTMLLLQVSWWYLVLRLSECIETVFFVLRKKFNQVSGLHVFHHVSVSFCTYFYITYGGFSIACFETVFNASVHVLMYSYYFLAALGPQVQRHLWWKRYLTRLQLVQFIFMIVRNVCLVFTLGVPYFSLPLFMLSQCFIFFVQFLSFYIRSYKSNTVRLVKCGGSTPDEQWKVERVKAQ from the exons ATGCGGCCGCTAGAGTT GATGAACGTGAAGGACTCGTACAGCTGGTTTCTGCCGGACCGGGATCCACGAGTCGAAGGATGGGTGCTGATCGGAAGCCCCGTGGCGGTGACCACGGTGCTGGCGTGTTACGCTTACTTCGTCAAGATCTGGGGGCCGCGCATGATGAAGAACGCCAAGCCGTTCGAGCTGCGCAAGACCATCCTGTTCTACAACGCCGCCATGGTGTTAGCGAACCTGGCGATAGCGACGCGCGTGGGATACTACGCCTTCGTTACGGGCCACTACAACCTCTTCCTCCAGGGTCCGGACCTGTCTAGTAGGCCGACTACCATGCTTTTGCTGCAG GTTTCGTGGTGGTACCTGGTGCTGCGGCTGTCCGAGTGCATCGAGACGGTGTTCTTCGTGTTGCGCAAGAAGTTCAACCAAGTGAGCGGCCTGCACGTCTTCCACCACGTGTCCGTGTCCTTCTGCACCTACTTCTACATCACGTACGGCGGCTTCTCCATCGCCTGCTTCGAGACCGTGTTCAACGCCAGCGTACACGTGCTCATGTACTCGTACTACTTCCTGGCCGCGCTGGGACCCCAGGTGCAGCGTCACCTGTGGTGGAAGCGCTACCTGACGCGGCTACAGCTCGTCCAGTTCATCTTCATGATCGTGCGCAACGTGTGCCTCGTGTTCACCCTGGGCGTGCCCTACTTCTCGCTGCCGCTGTTCATGCTGTCGCAGTGCTTCATCTTCTTCGTTCAGTTCCTCAGCTTCTACATCCGCTCGTACAAGTCCAACACCGTCCGACTTGTCAAGTGCGGCGGCTCCACGCCCGACGAACAGTGGAAGGTCGAGCGAGTCAAGGCCCAGTGA
- the LOC126536448 gene encoding very long chain fatty acid elongase 7-like isoform X2: MEKDKENSRMNVKDSYSWFLPDRDPRVEGWVLIGSPVAVTTVLACYAYFVKIWGPRMMKNAKPFELRKTILFYNAAMVLANLAIATRVGYYAFVTGHYNLFLQGPDLSSRPTTMLLLQVSWWYLVLRLSECIETVFFVLRKKFNQVSGLHVFHHVSVSFCTYFYITYGGFSIACFETVFNASVHVLMYSYYFLAALGPQVQRHLWWKRYLTRLQLVQFIFMIVRNVCLVFTLGVPYFSLPLFMLSQCFIFFVQFLSFYIRSYKSNTVRLVKCGGSTPDEQWKVERVKAQ; the protein is encoded by the exons GATGAACGTGAAGGACTCGTACAGCTGGTTTCTGCCGGACCGGGATCCACGAGTCGAAGGATGGGTGCTGATCGGAAGCCCCGTGGCGGTGACCACGGTGCTGGCGTGTTACGCTTACTTCGTCAAGATCTGGGGGCCGCGCATGATGAAGAACGCCAAGCCGTTCGAGCTGCGCAAGACCATCCTGTTCTACAACGCCGCCATGGTGTTAGCGAACCTGGCGATAGCGACGCGCGTGGGATACTACGCCTTCGTTACGGGCCACTACAACCTCTTCCTCCAGGGTCCGGACCTGTCTAGTAGGCCGACTACCATGCTTTTGCTGCAG GTTTCGTGGTGGTACCTGGTGCTGCGGCTGTCCGAGTGCATCGAGACGGTGTTCTTCGTGTTGCGCAAGAAGTTCAACCAAGTGAGCGGCCTGCACGTCTTCCACCACGTGTCCGTGTCCTTCTGCACCTACTTCTACATCACGTACGGCGGCTTCTCCATCGCCTGCTTCGAGACCGTGTTCAACGCCAGCGTACACGTGCTCATGTACTCGTACTACTTCCTGGCCGCGCTGGGACCCCAGGTGCAGCGTCACCTGTGGTGGAAGCGCTACCTGACGCGGCTACAGCTCGTCCAGTTCATCTTCATGATCGTGCGCAACGTGTGCCTCGTGTTCACCCTGGGCGTGCCCTACTTCTCGCTGCCGCTGTTCATGCTGTCGCAGTGCTTCATCTTCTTCGTTCAGTTCCTCAGCTTCTACATCCGCTCGTACAAGTCCAACACCGTCCGACTTGTCAAGTGCGGCGGCTCCACGCCCGACGAACAGTGGAAGGTCGAGCGAGTCAAGGCCCAGTGA